TGCCGGGGCTGGCCGAGACGTTCGGCCCCGACAACGTCCGCGTGCGGAGGGCGCGCGAGCTCACGGCCGGCGCCTGAACCAGCCCGCCTCGGGCGCCCTGTGGAGAGGGCCGCCTCCCGACCGCGCCGGGACCGGCTACATCGCCATCCCGCCGTCGACGCAGATGACCTGGCCCGTCACGTAGGCCGCGGCGTCGGAGAGGAGGAAGAGGACGGCCGCGGCGATGTCGTCGGGCTGGCCAAGGCGTCCGAGCGGGATCTGGCCCATGAGCTTCTCGGCGGCCGGCCCGAGGTCGGCCGTCATGTCGGTCTCGACGTAGCCCGGCGCGATCACGTTGGCGCGGACGCCGCGGCCGGCCAGCTCGCGCGCGAGGCTCTTCGTGAACCCGATGAGCCCGGCCTTCGACGCCGCGTAGTTCGCCTGCCCCGCGTTGCCCATCACGCCGACGACCGACGAGATCGTGACGATGCTCCCGGCGCGCTGCTTCATCATGGGCCGATAGGCCGCCTTCGCCACGTGGAAGGCGCCCGTCAGGTTCGTGTCGATCACGGCCTGCCACGCCTCGGCGTCCATCCGGATCATCAGCCCGTCGCGCGTGATGCCGGCGTTGACGACGAGCCCGTCGATGGCGCCCCATTTGTCGAGGACGGCCTGGACGGCGGCCGCGGCGTCGTCGGCCGACGCCGCGTCGGCCTGGATCCCGAGGGCCTTATCGTCGCCGAGCTCGGCGACGAGGGCGTCGGCGGTGTCGGACGAGGAGCGGTAGGTGAACGCGACGTTCGCGCCGGCCGCGGCGGCGGCGTCGACGATG
This sequence is a window from Rubrivirga marina. Protein-coding genes within it:
- the fabG gene encoding 3-oxoacyl-[acyl-carrier-protein] reductase; this encodes MTLDLSGKTVLVTGGTRGIGRAIVDAAAAAGANVAFTYRSSSDTADALVAELGDDKALGIQADAASADDAAAAVQAVLDKWGAIDGLVVNAGITRDGLMIRMDAEAWQAVIDTNLTGAFHVAKAAYRPMMKQRAGSIVTISSVVGVMGNAGQANYAASKAGLIGFTKSLARELAGRGVRANVIAPGYVETDMTADLGPAAEKLMGQIPLGRLGQPDDIAAAVLFLLSDAAAYVTGQVICVDGGMAM